In Ptychodera flava strain L36383 chromosome 6, AS_Pfla_20210202, whole genome shotgun sequence, the sequence TTGAGCGAAATGGTTGGCGGTTGATAGGCAGAGTCCTTGCAAGTCAGACTTTTCTCATTCAGAGAGAGACAGTCGGTAAACATACGGTCGATTGACTGTACTGACTAAGTGTTAGGAATTTACTGTTTGCAACCTTCTGTTTGACAGAATCAATCCAAGTAATTATGCGTTTTTCGAATGCTGGACTAAGACTTTCTGGAACACTGAAAGAGTAAATTTCTGTCGGGCTTATCACACGAGACTGCACTTGATGATCGTCAGCGTTTGTGCGAATTTCAGTACAGATTTTGTGAACTATCAATGGGGTCATCCCAAGACAATTCGCGGGTCCATCAATTTTTCCATTATCCCAGTAAACAGCCGGATAGCCAAGTAGAACACCAAACATGGTCGGTATACACCACTGTTCGTAATCAAGAGGAGGTATAACCAGAGGTTTGTCACTATCGCAAGTATCTGTCCCAACTTCATGTAGCGACGTCTGTAGTTGGCCTATGTGACGTTTAACAAGCCTTTGACGTTCCCCCTGAACAACCCGTGGATGCCGCAGCTCCCCAGAGACGTCGACGAGGAAATGCTCCTCTTCACTAAATTCTAAACAATTTAAATGTGTTCTCAGTGTGGTCGGATTGTACACGAAGACATCATCGAGCAGCAGAAGGCATTTCAATCCTTGTGTGACATCTTGGCGATCGAGGAACATCTGCAGGTCCTCTGCGTCAGCTATCGCATAATCGAACAGAAAACTTGGTTTAACTCCTTCTGCAACAGCTATGATATTGTTCATTATATCACTCTTCCTCTTCCGACATGATTTGGGCAAGTATTTTTGAATATTCCGATCCCATTCAGAAACGTCAAGCTCGGAGGGCGCCGCCATACTTACCCCATAATGCAATATTGTAGTCCCCCTCTGAcgttcataatattttcaaaacaatccACAGATAGTGGTTTTTGCTCTAGAAATGCCcaaaaaaatgatgtcaaaggttAAAGATTAAGATTCTGAACTACAAAAATGATCAGATGTACCTTATAAGTAAAAACTTTTATTCACTGTATCATAGAATCATAACAATATATACGCTAAAGGCGGTCTCAACACTTTTTTAAGAGAGCTAGAGCGGTCCATGGTTACGTTTACGTCATATGTAAGCTACCTGGGATCTAAGGACCCAGGTAAACGACCTTCTCGGTCTCGGCACGTTCAATCTGTGTGACGGGAAAAAGGAGATTCGTTGTAATTTTGGTAGTACTATCAGGGGTAAGTTAGATATTTTTCAAATCGTCTTAGGGCGATTGAGGCGCTGCAATGTCAGTGTTATTCCTTTTTCAAAGGTGTGTTTTGAAGAAACCGGATCTCTTGAGATTGATCGTGTTATTTTTAGAAACGTCATGTTGACAGTACCCTCAGTGTGACAAGACATTCGAAAGCAAAACACCCATCTTGGACTGAGGGCTGCACGTATATCAGGTTTTAATTTTCGAAGAGAGATATAAATCTGTATAGTGAGTTTGGGAGAAACCCCCCAACAATGTAACTTGGCTCTGATCTTTTTCAAACTCCAAAGTTTATAATTTATGGACCGTGGTTTATGAATGTATTTCTTCACCCAGTAACATACGAACACTGGAACAGTGAGAACTGAATTAGTTATAATTGATATGTAGGtctgtatatttttcttttgcGATATATATTGACACACCGGTTTCCTCCAAGTATGAGAACAGTATTTATTCAAAGTATATTTGGTCTCTAACAGCAAGAACCAGGGCATTCATGCatcatggtcaattattgataGAGCATGGAGTTACTTTCatgcaagcgatgtaatctttgtcgATCAGGAAAGTTACACACAATAAATGCTGctaaatctacgctgttaaacaaatgcTCTGACTTGATTTCAAAGTGTCACcataaaaaaatatgttattcatcaaattttaagaCCACCTATAGTGGTACATCCCAACCATATAAATGAAAGTGAGTCCTaaagcatgcatatatatatatatatatatatatatatatatatatatatatatatatatatatatatatatatatatatataatatatatatatatatatatatatataatatatatatacacaccaaaacttgtttgtatcttctcagaggggtaaagtgctcgatgcagggatgcagagcaatattacgaTAAATATGagacacatcaagtatgtttggtacctattactcgagtttcacgcatacacgcgatcgtcagataggtagattttatttatcaataaaatctgcctatctgacgatcgcgtgtatgcgtgaaaactcgagtaataggtaccaaacatacttgatgtgttctcatatttatcgtatatatatatatatatatatatgtatgtatgtatgtatgtatgtttgtatgtatgtatgtatacactcACACATACAccagtgtgtgtatatatatatatatatatatatatatatatatatatatatatatatatatataaagtattatattatatattgtattgtattatatattatataatgtatatgtgtgtgtgtgcgtgtgtgtgtgtgtttctttaCCCAGTGACATGCCAACTGTAAGGACCAAACCAGTTATAATTGATATGTAGGTCtgcatatttttcttttgtgaTAGATATTGACACAACAGTTTGAATCCGTCCAGTGCCTCCAATCATGGTTTTGACAGTGGGAGAGAGTAACCTCCCATTGGAGGAGGCAGAACTTGACGCAATTTACACCATCTTGGATCCAATGTTCCAAGGTTACATTACCGTCCAACAACTAAAAGACTTCCATGAGGCAATTTACTTTTCGTCCATCGACAAAGACCAAGTATCTGCCGCTGTCGAACAGGTTTGCGGAGAAGATGCAGATGAGAAGTGTACCAGAGAGCATTTCATGCCTGTCCTACTTGAGATGGAGAGACGGAAAAGTCTAGAACAGAAGTTGCTGTGGGATTTCAAAGCACTGGACACCACTGGAACCAGCACCATTTCTGTGAAAGACGCTCTGTTGCTCTTCAGAGCTACCCACGAGGAGAAGTTTTCCATATCGACCTGGAGAAAATTTATGAAGTCTCGCGACTTTTCCAGTGATCCTGTGTCTTTCCATGAAATCCGGATGTGGCTGTGCAGCATTCCAACAGGAGATCCGATGACTGAATCAGAATTTcaagaagagaaagagaaacttGAGTCAGAGCTACGCAGACGTGAAAGTAAAAGATATGAACAGGCAAAACAACTCCTTCAGGTGTGCAAACGGTTATatataaaacagaaaatttagtAAGAGCAATGAGCAATTGCCTGTGTCATTCTAACCCCAGTACATTTTTGTACATGCACTCACCATTGTTAGTTTTTGTTGGTTGCACACCAAGATCTATCCTAGTCCCATCTAAAATAGTCACCGAACAAACCACAGTATATATAGTATATTCTCCttgtttatatacatgtatgttactgCCCTGTGTGCTGACCTTGCAAAGAATATCTATGCAACAACACCATTGCAGAGAATACAATTGTGATTCAAAACAAAGAGAAATGGCCGCTGATGTGAAAGAATAGTGTGAAATGTGTACAATGTGCAACAAGATTCTCAAACTACTATTGGTGCAACGAACAGTTTTATGCTTTTCTGCATACTGTGTCATTTGTCTGGCCTATCCATTATATACACACGGGTAAGTAAGTGATCTGTTAGTGGTTGTTCAAAATCATTCGACTCCAAGAGCATGGTTTACAGACATTTTTCATTTGCTCTTTAGGAAGATGACCAGAGCATTGCAAAGACAACGTTACAAAATGAAGCGTATCAGGATAAATTCCAAAGGAGTGCCAAGAGAAAGTTAAACAGGTAGGTCTAATCTTTGATACATGTACCCTAGTATGTTTCCTATGCGGTTATTTGTCCCATTGAAGATGAGATATCACAAACATGTTTTATGAAATAGAGATATACTTATCtaataattgaaatgaaataatgatTATAGTGAAATAATGATAATCtcacaatttcattttgtgAATTTGAATGAACGACAGCACCACATTCTCTATTGTTATCCTCAAtttaaatgatatatatataaaattatcaatttaattttgCCAAGTCCTTTATCATTTATTT encodes:
- the LOC139134457 gene encoding UPF0739 protein C1orf74 homolog encodes the protein MAAPSELDVSEWDRNIQKYLPKSCRKRKSDIMNNIIAVAEGVKPSFLFDYAIADAEDLQMFLDRQDVTQGLKCLLLLDDVFVYNPTTLRTHLNCLEFSEEEHFLVDVSGELRHPRVVQGERQRLVKRHIGQLQTSLHEVGTDTCDSDKPLVIPPLDYEQWCIPTMFGVLLGYPAVYWDNGKIDGPANCLGMTPLIVHKICTEIRTNADDHQVQSRVISPTEIYSFSVPESLSPAFEKRIITWIDSVKQKVANSFETEERF